The following proteins are co-located in the Bernardetia sp. genome:
- a CDS encoding heme-binding domain-containing protein produces the protein MTLKYKIILVLLMIGVGIQFIPTSINKDRKENTPTVFVKLYSPSLQVQNLLKNSCNDCHSNYTEYPWYNRLQPIRYFLENHIKKGKSELNFDEFDTYSDRKKRNKLNAIIGQVERDQMPLVSYSFIHKESKLSATERKLLVSYFDSLSALY, from the coding sequence ATGACATTAAAATATAAAATCATTCTTGTTTTGTTAATGATAGGAGTGGGAATACAGTTTATTCCTACTTCTATCAATAAAGACAGAAAAGAAAACACCCCAACAGTTTTTGTGAAACTCTATTCTCCTTCCTTACAAGTACAAAATTTACTCAAAAATTCTTGTAACGATTGTCATAGTAACTACACAGAATATCCGTGGTATAATAGGTTACAACCTATACGTTATTTTTTAGAAAATCATATAAAAAAAGGAAAGTCAGAACTCAATTTTGATGAATTTGATACGTATTCTGACCGAAAAAAGCGAAACAAATTAAACGCCATTATAGGACAAGTTGAAAGAGACCAAATGCCTTTAGTTTCTTATAGTTTTATACATAAAGAAAGCAAATTATCTGCTACTGAAAGAAAACTCTTAGTTTCTTATTTTGATAGTCTATCTGCCTTGTATTAA
- a CDS encoding DUF3347 domain-containing protein, whose amino-acid sequence MKKLMYLFIGASFFTYSCNNTEKKEEAKTETSMEMNHERMNHEEMDHSDMATKTNAEQVAESQAMTAILDSYLALKNALVEENDEKAATEGSTLATAFASVDVSGLEADKSKTANEIVESATEHAKHISENKGNIVHQREHLALLSKDVKDLVEMLGTDRTLYAEFCPMYDNNKGAMWLSASSDIKNPYFGSKMLTCGSVKEEIAVK is encoded by the coding sequence ATGAAAAAGTTAATGTATTTATTCATCGGAGCATCTTTTTTTACTTACTCTTGCAATAACACAGAGAAAAAAGAAGAAGCAAAAACAGAAACCTCAATGGAAATGAACCATGAGAGAATGAATCACGAAGAGATGGATCATAGCGATATGGCTACCAAGACCAATGCCGAACAAGTGGCAGAAAGCCAAGCCATGACAGCCATTTTAGATAGTTACCTTGCTCTAAAAAATGCTCTCGTAGAAGAAAATGATGAGAAGGCTGCTACAGAAGGCAGTACATTGGCAACAGCTTTTGCAAGTGTAGATGTTTCTGGTTTGGAAGCAGACAAAAGTAAAACTGCCAACGAGATTGTAGAAAGTGCAACCGAACATGCCAAGCATATTTCTGAAAATAAAGGAAATATAGTGCATCAGCGTGAGCATTTGGCACTTTTGAGTAAAGACGTAAAAGATTTGGTAGAAATGTTGGGAACAGACCGAACATTGTACGCAGAGTTTTGTCCGATGTACGACAATAACAAAGGTGCGATGTGGCTTAGTGCATCTAGCGACATCAAAAATCCTTATTTTGGTAGCAAAATGCTTACTTGTGGAAGTGTAAAAGAAGAAATTGCTGTCAAGTAA
- a CDS encoding efflux RND transporter periplasmic adaptor subunit — MKKQIIIYILLLLVGGVIGYFIHSSSSSNEETSDKKASSENQIWTCSMHPQIRQPEAGDCPICGMDLIPLKNEDEQGNPMAVRMSPTAIQLADIQTAKVGNSEAIKTISLNGKIQPDERKIFTQSTHIEGRVEKLNVNFTGEYIRKGTPIAYIYSPKLLTAQQELFEAQKIKDTQPQLFQAAKEKLKTWKLTESQINQLLESGKTIEEFPILADVSGYVIEKMVNLGDYVRQGEGMYKVASLSQVWVLFDVYESELAWIKKGDKVKYSVASLPSREFEGTISFIDPFIDPKTRVAKARVVESNPNLLLKPEMFVSGEVKATLYTKKNTEEIVIPKTSVMWTGKRSVVYVRETSEKGIDFVMREVKLGLSLGESYIVEEGLKEGEEIAVNGTFSIDAAAQLAGKPSMMNGMETEEMNTHDHNATEKVENPVKKINIGKAAKNSLQPLYAAYFELKNALVKDDLKTAKSSSEKLKMALKNIDMSVFKGESHTLYMAYYSNINNQLEHFTHLENIEKARQKFQGISEAMVAMSKSFEPLENVIYVQFCPMADNNKGANWLSQEKNIKNPYFGKAMLTCGEVSLEIK; from the coding sequence ATGAAAAAACAAATTATCATATATATACTACTGCTTTTGGTAGGTGGAGTGATAGGATATTTTATTCATTCATCATCATCTTCTAATGAGGAGACTTCTGATAAAAAAGCAAGTTCGGAAAATCAAATCTGGACGTGTTCGATGCACCCACAGATTAGGCAACCTGAAGCTGGCGATTGTCCGATTTGTGGAATGGACTTGATTCCTTTAAAAAATGAAGATGAGCAAGGCAATCCGATGGCAGTTCGTATGTCGCCTACGGCAATTCAACTGGCTGATATTCAGACAGCAAAAGTAGGAAATTCGGAGGCTATCAAAACGATTTCTCTTAATGGAAAAATACAACCCGATGAGAGAAAAATATTTACGCAATCAACACATATTGAGGGCAGAGTTGAAAAACTAAACGTCAATTTTACAGGAGAGTACATCCGAAAAGGAACACCCATAGCTTATATTTATTCTCCGAAACTTCTGACAGCACAGCAAGAACTTTTCGAAGCTCAAAAAATAAAAGATACACAGCCCCAACTTTTTCAAGCAGCAAAAGAAAAACTAAAAACTTGGAAACTTACCGAGAGCCAAATCAATCAGCTTTTAGAAAGTGGAAAAACGATAGAAGAGTTCCCTATTTTAGCTGATGTTTCGGGATATGTGATTGAAAAAATGGTAAACTTAGGAGATTACGTTAGGCAGGGAGAAGGAATGTATAAAGTGGCTAGTCTCTCCCAAGTGTGGGTGCTTTTTGATGTCTATGAATCTGAATTGGCGTGGATAAAAAAAGGCGACAAAGTAAAATATAGCGTGGCATCGCTACCAAGTCGTGAGTTTGAAGGCACAATTTCATTTATTGACCCTTTCATTGACCCAAAAACAAGAGTAGCCAAAGCAAGAGTAGTAGAATCCAATCCAAATCTTTTGCTCAAACCAGAAATGTTTGTTTCTGGAGAAGTAAAAGCAACTTTATACACAAAAAAGAACACAGAAGAAATTGTTATTCCCAAAACTTCTGTGATGTGGACAGGCAAACGCTCGGTGGTGTATGTACGAGAAACTTCTGAAAAGGGAATTGACTTTGTGATGCGAGAAGTAAAACTAGGTTTGTCTTTGGGTGAGAGTTATATCGTAGAAGAAGGCTTAAAAGAAGGCGAAGAAATAGCCGTCAATGGTACGTTTAGTATTGATGCTGCAGCCCAACTGGCAGGAAAACCAAGTATGATGAACGGTATGGAAACGGAGGAAATGAATACTCACGACCACAATGCTACTGAAAAAGTAGAAAACCCTGTCAAGAAAATAAATATTGGCAAGGCTGCCAAAAATTCTCTACAACCTCTCTATGCAGCGTATTTCGAACTCAAAAATGCTCTCGTTAAAGACGATTTGAAGACAGCAAAAAGTAGTTCGGAAAAATTAAAAATGGCTTTAAAAAATATTGATATGTCAGTTTTTAAAGGAGAATCGCATACGCTTTATATGGCGTATTATTCCAACATAAATAATCAGTTGGAACATTTTACACACCTTGAAAATATTGAGAAAGCAAGACAAAAATTCCAAGGTATTTCTGAAGCTATGGTAGCGATGTCTAAATCTTTTGAGCCTTTGGAAAATGTAATTTATGTTCAGTTTTGCCCGATGGCAGACAATAATAAAGGCGCAAACTGGCTTAGTCAAGAAAAAAACATCAAAAATCCTTATTTCGGTAAAGCTATGCTTACTTGTGGCGAAGTAAGTTTAGAAATTAAATAA
- a CDS encoding TolC family protein: MKKIFFLWLLFTNITFLSQAQTLEDYFVVAAENNPKLKADYKAFEMALQKTTQVNALPDPNLSLGYFLSPIETRVGAQQFRAELSQMFPWFGTLSARRNVAALEAEAIYQKFLDAKNQLYYEVSVAYFDLYEIQKLREIERQNINILDSYKNVATIKFENAQGSMVDVLRVELMLKEATTSLNILEKKEMPLRSKFVQLLNIDADSLKKTGIALDSTVFQKIYSFTDIALQKDSLLVNNPVLEALEYKLQSSQAKEELAQKEGLPKLGVGVAYVATAKRTDMEVMDNGKDAVMPMISMSLPIYRKKYKAAQRKAQLEQEMIQFQKENKTNQLLTTYDKIWFQLQRQQELITLYQAQKTDTEHIIKLLYAAYTNIGTDFEEVLRMQKELLMYQKKIIIAQKNYQTAIAELNYLTHKR, from the coding sequence ATGAAAAAAATATTTTTCCTTTGGTTATTATTTACAAACATAACTTTCCTTTCACAAGCGCAAACTTTGGAAGATTATTTTGTAGTAGCTGCCGAAAATAATCCAAAATTAAAAGCTGATTATAAGGCTTTTGAAATGGCTTTGCAAAAAACAACACAAGTAAATGCTTTGCCAGACCCAAATTTATCACTAGGATATTTTCTTTCTCCTATTGAAACTCGTGTAGGAGCGCAACAGTTTAGAGCCGAACTCTCACAAATGTTTCCATGGTTTGGAACGCTATCGGCTCGTCGGAATGTAGCTGCATTGGAAGCAGAAGCTATCTATCAAAAATTTTTAGATGCTAAAAATCAACTTTATTACGAAGTTTCGGTAGCCTATTTTGATTTGTATGAAATACAAAAATTACGAGAAATAGAAAGGCAAAATATCAATATTTTGGATTCTTATAAAAACGTAGCCACCATCAAATTTGAGAATGCACAGGGTAGTATGGTTGATGTTTTGCGAGTGGAATTGATGCTCAAAGAAGCTACTACTTCACTCAATATTTTAGAAAAAAAAGAAATGCCTTTACGTTCAAAATTTGTCCAACTACTCAATATTGATGCAGATTCATTGAAAAAAACAGGGATTGCACTTGATTCTACTGTATTTCAAAAAATATATTCTTTTACAGATATAGCACTTCAAAAAGATTCTTTACTAGTCAATAATCCTGTGTTGGAAGCCTTAGAATATAAATTGCAAAGTAGCCAAGCTAAGGAAGAACTCGCCCAAAAAGAAGGTTTGCCTAAGTTAGGAGTTGGCGTTGCTTATGTTGCGACAGCCAAACGAACAGATATGGAAGTTATGGATAATGGAAAAGATGCCGTTATGCCAATGATAAGTATGAGTTTGCCAATTTATAGAAAAAAATATAAAGCAGCACAACGTAAGGCACAGCTAGAACAGGAAATGATACAATTCCAAAAAGAAAACAAAACCAATCAATTACTGACGACTTACGATAAAATTTGGTTTCAACTCCAACGCCAACAAGAACTCATCACGCTCTACCAAGCACAAAAAACAGACACCGAACACATTATCAAATTGCTTTATGCTGCCTATACCAACATAGGGACAGATTTTGAGGAAGTGTTGCGTATGCAAAAAGAGTTGTTGATGTATCAAAAGAAAATCATTATAGCACAAAAAAACTATCAAACAGCCATAGCAGAACTGAATTATCTGACACATAAACGATAA
- a CDS encoding efflux RND transporter permease subunit, producing the protein MLSSIINYFLRNRLVTLLLLLAFVGWGVVTAPFGWKAGNLPSDPVPVDAIPDIGENQQIVFTRWAGRSPQDIEDQISYPLTTYLLGISGVKSIRSSSIFGFSSIYVIFDEDTEFYWSRSRILEKLSSLPIGLLPEGVQPALGPDATALGQVYWYTLEGRDKNGNPTGGWDLHEIRSVQDFYVKYGLNAVKGVSEVASIGGFVQEYQIDVNPDALKAYNVPLHKVMQAVQKSNRDVGAKTIEINQAEYLVRGLGYIKSTEDIESAVVAVQENVPIRIKDIAVVSLGAATRRGLLDKDGAEVVGGVVVARYGANPLEVINNLKEKINEISSGLPSKTLANGTKSKLTIVPFYDRSTLIYETLGTLEEALLLEILISMVVVIVMVYNLRASLLISSLLPIAVLMIFIMMRYFGVDANIVALSGIAIAIGTMVDLGVILSENIIKHADEAPPNQPLIETVSKGAEEVASAIVAAVSTTIVSFIPVFTMEAAEGKLFTPLAFTKTFALLAAMVVSLLILPTLAYYFFGIRFKNGKQSFIGNSVLVVLGIVALFYGFWWSATMLICFGLFALLQSWVKRKQPHFFEDTTTQNTFFLDRAKNILRFLFEKFQLIVVVIGITWLLADYWLPLGALASFVSNFWFVALLLLLILGGFVLLEYFYTPILSWCLENKGVFLVIPSFLILLGITIWLGFSTVFGFVEKGFEKIGVSIQTTSVWSSLHHTFLGIEKEFMPSLDEGSFLLMPTTMPHSGVAYNKKVIAQLDMMLTNIPEVDLTVGKAGRAETALDPAPISMYENIINYKSEYVLDKKGRRERFKFIQKDDSVFFITTTKDTLTNREALQKNIFTSTLIPDPNGKYFRNWRAHISSPDDIWNEIIKVTKIPGLTSAPKLQPIETRLVMLQTGMRAPMGIKVYGADLQTIQDFGLKLEDILKKVVSVKSEAVFADRIVGKPYLHLSINREQIARYGLNIEDVQQTIQTAIGGMMITSTVEGRERFPVRVRYPRELRDDPEALKKILMATPMGTQVPLSQLLNIEYLQGPQAIKSEETFLVGYVLFDKKEGYSEVSVVNDAQNAISAAIQEGSLVVPAGVSYKFSGSYENQVRAEKRLSIIVPLVLGIVFLILYFQFRSVTTSLMVFTGIAMAFSGGFVLIWLYGQDWFMDFEIFDTNMRTLFQMKTINLSVAVWVGFIALFGIATDDGVLMGTYLDQSFERNPTNTKKGIREAVVEAGQRRIKPAVMTSATTIIALLPILTSTGRGSDIMIPMAIPSFGGMLVAVITYFIVPTLYCWREEWRLKRRSDIVREDTSNDEMKNNT; encoded by the coding sequence ATGCTTTCTTCTATCATCAATTATTTTTTGCGTAATAGATTAGTTACGCTGCTTTTGCTGCTGGCTTTTGTGGGTTGGGGAGTCGTTACTGCACCCTTTGGTTGGAAGGCAGGCAACCTGCCCTCCGACCCTGTCCCTGTCGATGCCATTCCAGATATTGGAGAAAATCAACAAATCGTTTTTACTCGCTGGGCAGGACGTTCTCCTCAAGATATCGAAGACCAAATTTCATATCCTCTTACGACCTATTTATTAGGTATTTCTGGTGTAAAGTCTATTAGAAGTTCCTCTATTTTTGGTTTTTCTAGTATTTATGTCATTTTTGATGAAGATACAGAGTTTTATTGGTCTCGCTCTCGTATTTTGGAAAAATTGAGTTCGTTGCCTATTGGTCTATTGCCAGAAGGAGTTCAGCCAGCTTTAGGACCCGATGCCACAGCTTTGGGACAAGTCTATTGGTACACATTAGAGGGAAGAGATAAAAATGGAAATCCAACAGGTGGATGGGATTTGCATGAGATTAGGAGCGTACAAGATTTTTATGTAAAATATGGTCTCAATGCCGTAAAAGGTGTTTCAGAAGTTGCTTCTATCGGTGGTTTTGTTCAAGAATATCAAATTGATGTGAATCCAGATGCACTCAAAGCATATAATGTTCCACTTCATAAAGTAATGCAAGCCGTTCAAAAGTCAAATAGAGATGTAGGAGCAAAAACCATTGAAATCAATCAAGCAGAATATTTAGTACGTGGATTAGGCTATATAAAATCAACTGAAGATATAGAAAGTGCCGTAGTGGCTGTACAAGAAAATGTACCAATTCGAATAAAAGATATTGCTGTTGTCAGTTTAGGGGCTGCTACTCGCCGTGGTTTGTTGGATAAAGATGGTGCAGAAGTAGTTGGAGGTGTGGTAGTGGCTCGTTACGGTGCAAATCCTTTAGAAGTTATCAATAATCTCAAGGAGAAAATAAACGAAATTTCTTCTGGACTGCCCTCCAAAACATTAGCCAACGGCACGAAAAGCAAACTTACGATTGTCCCTTTCTACGACCGTTCTACGCTTATTTATGAAACTCTTGGTACGCTTGAAGAGGCTCTGCTTTTAGAAATTCTGATTTCAATGGTTGTCGTAATTGTGATGGTCTATAATCTTAGAGCTTCGTTACTTATTTCTAGTCTGCTGCCGATTGCTGTCTTAATGATTTTTATTATGATGCGTTATTTTGGTGTAGATGCAAATATTGTTGCGCTCTCTGGAATTGCGATTGCGATTGGAACAATGGTAGATTTGGGTGTGATTTTGTCTGAAAATATTATCAAACACGCCGACGAAGCTCCTCCTAATCAACCTCTCATAGAGACCGTTTCAAAAGGTGCAGAAGAGGTAGCAAGTGCGATTGTGGCAGCCGTTTCAACGACGATAGTGAGCTTTATTCCTGTCTTTACGATGGAAGCTGCCGAAGGCAAACTCTTTACGCCTCTTGCCTTTACCAAAACCTTTGCTTTACTCGCTGCAATGGTGGTTTCACTACTCATTTTGCCTACATTAGCCTACTACTTTTTTGGGATTCGTTTCAAAAACGGAAAGCAGTCGTTTATTGGAAATAGCGTGTTGGTAGTGTTGGGAATTGTGGCTTTGTTTTACGGTTTTTGGTGGTCTGCTACGATGCTGATTTGTTTTGGACTATTTGCCTTATTACAAAGTTGGGTAAAGAGGAAGCAGCCTCATTTTTTTGAAGATACAACTACTCAAAATACTTTCTTTCTTGATAGAGCTAAAAATATACTTCGTTTTCTATTCGAAAAGTTCCAGCTTATTGTGGTTGTGATAGGCATTACATGGCTTTTGGCTGATTATTGGCTGCCTTTAGGTGCTTTGGCAAGTTTTGTAAGTAATTTTTGGTTTGTGGCATTGCTACTGCTACTTATTTTGGGAGGGTTTGTATTATTAGAATATTTTTACACGCCTATTTTGAGTTGGTGTTTGGAGAATAAAGGCGTTTTTTTAGTTATTCCTTCTTTTTTGATTTTGTTGGGCATTACTATTTGGCTAGGGTTTTCTACTGTTTTTGGCTTTGTAGAAAAAGGATTTGAAAAAATAGGAGTTTCTATCCAAACTACTTCAGTTTGGTCATCGCTTCATCATACTTTTTTAGGAATTGAAAAAGAATTTATGCCTTCTTTAGATGAGGGAAGTTTTCTTCTGATGCCTACCACGATGCCACATTCTGGGGTAGCCTACAACAAAAAAGTCATCGCACAACTAGATATGATGCTGACAAATATTCCAGAAGTAGATTTGACAGTAGGAAAAGCAGGAAGAGCCGAAACAGCCCTAGACCCTGCTCCAATTTCGATGTATGAGAATATTATCAATTACAAATCGGAGTATGTTTTAGATAAAAAAGGACGTAGAGAACGCTTCAAATTTATCCAAAAAGACGATTCTGTATTTTTCATTACTACAACAAAAGACACACTAACCAACAGAGAAGCACTACAAAAAAACATCTTTACCTCCACACTTATTCCAGACCCAAACGGTAAGTATTTCCGAAATTGGAGAGCGCATATTTCTTCTCCAGACGATATTTGGAACGAAATCATAAAAGTTACTAAAATTCCTGGACTTACCTCTGCACCAAAATTACAACCTATCGAAACTCGTTTAGTGATGTTACAAACAGGAATGCGTGCGCCAATGGGAATAAAAGTCTATGGGGCAGACCTTCAAACCATTCAAGATTTTGGATTGAAACTAGAAGATATTTTAAAAAAGGTAGTTTCTGTAAAATCAGAAGCTGTTTTTGCAGACCGTATTGTAGGAAAACCGTATCTACACCTTTCTATTAATCGTGAACAAATCGCAAGATATGGTCTCAATATCGAAGATGTGCAACAAACTATCCAAACGGCTATCGGAGGAATGATGATTACTTCTACGGTGGAAGGGCGTGAGCGTTTTCCTGTGCGTGTGCGCTATCCTCGTGAGCTTAGAGACGACCCAGAAGCATTGAAAAAAATATTGATGGCTACGCCTATGGGAACACAGGTTCCTCTTTCTCAACTCCTAAACATTGAATATTTGCAGGGACCTCAAGCTATCAAAAGTGAAGAAACTTTTCTGGTAGGATATGTTCTCTTCGATAAAAAAGAAGGTTATTCGGAAGTAAGCGTAGTCAATGATGCTCAAAATGCTATTTCTGCAGCTATTCAAGAGGGTTCGCTTGTCGTTCCTGCTGGTGTGAGTTATAAGTTTTCTGGAAGCTATGAAAATCAAGTACGAGCCGAAAAACGCCTTTCTATTATTGTTCCGTTGGTATTGGGGATTGTTTTTCTAATTCTCTATTTCCAATTTCGTTCGGTTACGACTTCGCTTATGGTTTTTACAGGAATTGCGATGGCATTTAGTGGTGGTTTTGTCTTGATTTGGCTCTACGGACAAGATTGGTTTATGGATTTTGAAATTTTTGATACCAATATGCGTACTCTTTTTCAGATGAAAACTATCAATCTTAGTGTAGCTGTTTGGGTGGGTTTTATCGCTCTTTTTGGCATTGCAACAGACGACGGTGTGCTGATGGGAACATATTTAGACCAAAGTTTTGAAAGAAATCCAACCAATACAAAAAAAGGAATTCGAGAGGCTGTCGTAGAGGCAGGGCAACGCAGAATAAAACCTGCTGTTATGACTTCTGCCACCACCATTATTGCACTCCTTCCCATCTTGACTTCCACAGGGCGAGGTTCTGATATTATGATTCCGATGGCAATTCCTTCGTTTGGGGGAATGCTCGTTGCTGTAATTACTTATTTTATTGTTCCGACGCTTTACTGTTGGCGAGAAGAATGGAGATTGAAAAGGCGTAGTGATATTGTTCGTGAGGACACCAGTAATGATGAAATGAAAAATAATACATAG
- a CDS encoding HYC_CC_PP family protein, whose protein sequence is MKKLFAILLAFIFLTTHLPIAITTHFCNGQAVESALVFKGNTVDCGMNMTNKTTLCQNNFHSPKDKLKNSPCCQNHSQTFEITDDYNSSSELSTSTDYSSFQVFFVTTFVKTFFGWLFSYFDLSFSYLTPSPPLLKKDILILFQCFLI, encoded by the coding sequence GTGAAAAAGTTATTCGCCATTTTATTGGCATTCATTTTTCTAACAACACATTTACCCATTGCCATTACTACACACTTTTGTAATGGACAAGCTGTAGAGAGTGCGCTTGTTTTTAAAGGAAATACAGTTGATTGTGGAATGAATATGACAAATAAAACTACTCTTTGTCAAAATAACTTTCACTCACCAAAAGATAAGTTGAAAAACTCTCCTTGTTGTCAAAATCATTCTCAAACCTTTGAGATAACAGACGATTACAATAGTTCATCAGAACTTTCAACCTCAACTGATTACAGTTCGTTTCAAGTTTTTTTTGTAACTACTTTTGTCAAAACATTTTTTGGTTGGCTTTTTTCATATTTTGACCTTTCATTTAGTTATTTAACTCCTTCCCCTCCCTTACTCAAGAAAGATATTTTAATCTTGTTTCAGTGCTTTCTCATATAA